From the Tripterygium wilfordii isolate XIE 37 chromosome 6, ASM1340144v1, whole genome shotgun sequence genome, one window contains:
- the LOC120000327 gene encoding uncharacterized protein LOC120000327 isoform X1, giving the protein MEFASRVVNLAGRAANNNTVIDVFLVGSFAGLMVRSANQQKKVEALEAEKDSLVKSIKAMKKTMWDWKQQLFAEATAESALVPLARLRAIYGEVPAAPQIVDAADENAKSPASKLVI; this is encoded by the exons ATGGAGTTCGCCAGCAGAGTGGTAAACCTTGCAGGGAGGGCGGCCAACAACAATACAGTGATCGACGTGTTCCTGGTAGGCTCCTTTGCTGGACTAATGGTTAGATCGGCGAACCAGCAAAAGAAAGTCGAAGCTCTCGAGGCCGAGAAGGACTCTCTGGTCAAATCCATCAAGGCCATGAAGAAGACCATGTGGGACTGGAAGCAGCAGCTCTTCGCTGAAGCCACCGCGGAATCCGCCTTGGTCCCTCTCGCCAGACTCAGGGCCATCTATGGTGAAGTCCCAGCTGCTCCACAAATTG TAGATGCTGCTGATGAAAATGCGAAATCACCAGCCTCCAAGTTggtaatctga
- the LOC120000327 gene encoding uncharacterized protein LOC120000327 isoform X2, with product MEFASRVVNLAGRAANNNTVIDVFLVGSFAGLMVRSANQQKKVEALEAEKDSLVKSIKAMKKTMWDWKQQLFAEATAESALVPLARLRAIYGEVPAAPQIDAADENAKSPASKLVI from the exons ATGGAGTTCGCCAGCAGAGTGGTAAACCTTGCAGGGAGGGCGGCCAACAACAATACAGTGATCGACGTGTTCCTGGTAGGCTCCTTTGCTGGACTAATGGTTAGATCGGCGAACCAGCAAAAGAAAGTCGAAGCTCTCGAGGCCGAGAAGGACTCTCTGGTCAAATCCATCAAGGCCATGAAGAAGACCATGTGGGACTGGAAGCAGCAGCTCTTCGCTGAAGCCACCGCGGAATCCGCCTTGGTCCCTCTCGCCAGACTCAGGGCCATCTATGGTGAAGTCCCAGCTGCTCCACAAATTG ATGCTGCTGATGAAAATGCGAAATCACCAGCCTCCAAGTTggtaatctga